The Asticcacaulis sp. EMRT-3 region CAGGCACTGGGCTATAATTACCGCCTGCCTGATCTGAATTGCGCGCTGGGCCTGTCGCAGTTGCAGCGCCTTGCCCACTTTGCCGAACGGCGCGCAAAGCTGGTGGGGCAATATCAGAAGGCGCTGGGCGCGTCCAACCTGCCGGTGCGCTGGGCAGCGCCCTTGCCGGGTGAGACGCCGGTGTTTCACCTGTTTGCCGTATCGATTGATTTTGCCGGTCTGGGCATGACGCGCGAAGCCGTGATGGAGGCCTTGCGGGCGCGCGGTATCGGCACGCAGGTGCATTATATCCCCGTGCCGGACATGCCCTATTGGCAGCATAATGCGCTCGGCAAACGTGATCTTCCGGGTACGGAGCAATTTTACACCACCACCCTGTCCCTGCCTTTGTTCGCCGATATGAGCGATGATGATCCGGCGCGCGTGGTGGCGGCCTTAAGCGAGGTTTTGCATGGCTCTTGAAGTCACGATAGCGGGCCGCAAAATCGGTGCCGGTCACGAGCCCTATATTATCTGCGAATTGTCGGGCAATCATAATGGCTCGCTGGAGCGCGCCCTGGCCCTGGTCGATGCCGCCGCCGCCACGGGCTGCGATGCCATCAAGCTGCAAACCTATACGGCCGACACCATCACCATGACATCTGACCGGCCGGAATTCTTCATTCATGGCGGGCCGTGGGATGGCCGCGCCCTGCATGATCTTTATAATGAGGCCCATACGCCGTGGGACTGGCATGAGGCTCTGTTTGCGCGCGCTCGCCAGCACGGCGTCACCATGTTTTCATCGCCGTTTGATGAAACCGCTATCGACCTGCTCGAAAGCTTAAACGCGCCCGCCTATAAGATCGCCTCGTTTGAGCTGGTTGATCTGCCGCTCGTCGCCTGCGCGGCCTCGAAAGGCAAGCCGCTCATCATGTCCACCGGCATGGCCAATGCCGCCGAGATCGACGCTGCCGTCCAGACGGCGCGCAAATTCGGTTCGGGGGAGATCATCCTGTTGCACTGTGTGTCCAACTATCCGTCCGATATTGCCGACGCCAATGTGCGCACCGTACCTGATCTGGGCGCAAAGTTTGGCTGCGTGTCGGGACTGTCGGATCACACCCACGGCGTCGCGGCGTCGGTGGCGGCGATTGCGCTCGGCGGAGCGGTGATTGAAAAGCATTTCACCCTGGCCAGATCGGATGGCGGGCCGGATGCGTCGTTTTCACTCGAACCGGCGGAATTTACCGCTCTGGTACGCGATTGCAAGGATGCGTGGAAGGCGCTGGGCCACGTCCATTACGATACTCTGGGTACGGAACAAGGCTCGAAAACCTTCCGCCGTTCGCTGTATGTGGTCAGGGATGTCAAGGCTGGCGAGGTGCTGACCAAGGACAATATCCGCTCGATCCGTCCGGGTTTGGGTCTTTCACCTGCCCGCCTGTGGAATGTACTGGGCAAGGTAGCCACGCGCGATCTGGTGCGCGGGGAACCTCTGGCGATGGATATGGTAGGTTAGACATCAATTTGCTGAATAATTGGGGCAATTTGTCGATAATGATGTCCAGAGTTGATCGAGGGTGGCCCGTGATTTGGTGCGTTCTATGTCTTTGGCATCGGCATTGCTGATAAAATTGCTCTCTTCACGCATCAGCTTAAAATCATCATTTTCAGATTTTTGGTAAAATACAAGATAACCACATTCACGATCAATATTTGCAAACTTGCCTGCAATGTCGACAGCGACATAGATACCTGGAAAGGGCGCGTCGGCAGGGTCTTTGGTCCAAGTTATTTTCAATACGGTTCTTTGCTTGGTGGAGCCCGCCTGCTCAAGGAAATTACGATTGTTTTTTGCAAACTCATCGTAAGTTTGATTTTGCTGATCGATTGGTGCCATCATGTCATAAGCTTGCTTATATTCGCCATTGTCTATGGCTGCAAAATAGCGCTGCACCGCAAATGTAACGGATTTGAATTCCGCTTCTGAGGGGAGCCATCCTTTCGCGGAGTCAGTGGTAATATTGACCTCGCGCCAAGGTTTATTCAAAGTTGCGGATGCGGTCTGGGCGTCTGTCGCGCCCACAATCGCAGATACTGCAAAGCATAAAACGATATATAATTTCATGACGTCCCCCCCCCCATTCAGTCTTTCAACATTCCTATAGGCCATAGCCTAAAGTCAAGGGATCAACTTGGCGTACCAAACCGGCCCGCCTGATAATCGGCATAGGCCTGATGGATTTCGGCGGCGGTGTTCATCACGAACGGGCCGTGGGCCACGATCGGCTCATTGATCGGTTCGGCATGACCGAACAGCACAACGGCGTCGCCAATGGCTTCGATGTCGACCACGTCGCCTTCGCCAAATTCGACCAGACGTTCACGCACGGCATCGACGCCATTGACCGCCACATCGCCGCGCACCACATAGCAGAAGACATCGCGGTTTTGCAGACCGTCAAAACGGATGCGCCCGCCGGGTTTGAGCACCAGCCAGCTCATGAAAACGCCGGTCAGGGATTGGATCGGCCCGTGCTGGCCCTGCCATTCGCCCGCCACCAGATGCAGGGCGCATTTGCCATCATCAAGAACCGGAATGGCGTTGGCCTGCACGCCGGTATAGCGCGGCGCGGTCATTTTCAGCTTTGCGGGCAGATTGATCCATAGTTGCAGGATTTCCAGCGGCCCGCCCGCCTGTTTGAAGCGTTCGGGCGACACTTCTTCGTGGACGAGGCCCGATCCCGCCGTCATCCACTGCACGCCGCCCTTTTCGATGATGCTTTCATGACCGCCTGAATCGCGGTGCGCCAGTTCACCCTCAAGGATGAAGGTCACCGTCTCGAAGCCGCGATGCGGGTGCGGGCCAAAGGGCAGGCCCCTGTTGCCCGGCGCATAGGTTTGCGGCCCGTGGTGATTGAGGAATAAAAACGCGCCCACATGGCCCAGATGCGGGCCGGGCAGGGGGCGGCGCGTCACCAGATCGCCGATGTCGTCACGATAGGCTTCATGCAGGGCGAGAACGGGTTTGGATGCGATCATAGACCCCATGTAGGCCCTCATGTCGATCAGGCAAGAGGTGTGTCATGATTAGGCCATCTGTCTGGCGCTTTATTCAGCCTGCGTTCAGCTTGGCGAGCCTATAGAACAGCCAGCTTTCCCGTTTGATGAGTCATGACCATGCGTATTGCTCTCCTTCTGGCCCTTGGCCTCGCCGCTGTCGCCCAGCCGGTTCTGGCGCAGAGCGCTTACGACAATCCCAATGACGGCTATCCCGGCGCGCAGCCGCAGTTTCAGCGTTACAGCGGTGCGCAGAATACTGGCGATGCTTATGAGCAGGGCCGGGCCGATCAGGCGCGCGCCGATGATGGCGCGCCTGCGCAGGGTCGCCACTATGACGGCTATTGCTATGCCCGCAAGGATCAGGCCTCGGCCACCGGCGCCATTGCCGGCGCGGCGCTCGGCGGGGTGATCGCCAACGGCGCTTCCGGGCGCTGGGATCGCGGCTCTAACACAGTGGCCGGTGCGCTGCTGGGCGCGGTTCTGGGGTCGAGCGTCGGGCGTTCCAGTATCGATTGCTATGATGGCGACTATTATCCGTATGACGCCGGTTATTACGCGCCGCCGCCACCGCCCGTCGGCTATTCGGTCGTCTATTTCAACAGCCGCCCGTCCTATGGCTATCACTATGTGTACCGGTCTTATGGTCGGGGCTATGGCTGGGATCATGGCTGGGGCGGGCGCGGCTTTCATCATCGCTGGTAAGCTGCTAAATCAGCGCCTATGGATGCGTTGAACACTGCCCTTTTCTGGCTCGACTATGCGGCTGTCGCTGTCTTTGCTGCCACTGGCGCACTGGCGGCGGCGCGCCTGCGTCAGGATTTCATCACCTTCACCTTTTTCGCCGCCATCACCGGCGTCGGCGGCGGCACCCTGCGCGATCTTTTGATCGGCGCGCCGGTCTTCTGGGTGCATCGCCCCGGCTATATCATGGTGTGCGTGGCGATGGCGGGGCTGATCTGGTTCGTCGGCGGGCGCGGCTGGCGTTTCCGGGCGCTGCTGTGGCTCGATGCTCTGGGCATGGCCGCCTATGCGGTGGTTGGCACGGCCAAGGCGCTCAGTCTCGGTGTGCCGCCGTTTTCGGCCATGATCATGGGGGTGCTGACCACGGCGTTTGGCGGGGTGATCCGCGATGTGCTGGCGGGTGAGCCCAATCTTCTGCTGCGCCGTGACATCTACATCACCGCCGCGCTTTTGGGCGCAGCCACCTTTGCGGGCTTAAAGCTGACGGGTTTGAGCTTCTGGCCTGCGGCGATTCCGGCGTTCGTGCTGGCCTTTGGCCTGCGGGCGGCGGCTATTCGTTTCCATCTCAGACTGCCCGCTTTTCAGGGCGCGCAGAAAGACCTGCCGTCCCATCATTCCTGAACAGGAGATTTCCGATGAAATATATTGTTGAAAGCAGCAAAAGCGTCGATCAGGCCGTGGCCGCCCTGCACGAGGCCGTGCCCGCTCACGGTTTCGGCATTCTGCATATTCATAATCTGAAGGAGACGATGGCCAAAAAGGGCGTCGCTTTCGACCACGAATGCCAGATTCTCGATGTCTGCAATCCCGGCAAGGCCAGGGCGGTCTTGAGCGAGGACATGACGATGAGCCTTGTCCTGCCGTGCAAGCTTTCGGTGTATGAAGAGGGCGGCAAGACCCATATCGGCATGGTGCGGCCCACCGCCCTGCTGGGCGCGATGAGCGATTCCCCCGGCATGGCCGAGGTCGCCAAAGAGGTCGAGGCGACGCTGACCGCGATTATTGACGCTGCGAAATAAGCACGCGGAAGGCTTGCTCGGCCACCTCCCAGTCTTCGGGCGTGTCAATATCGACCACCAGATTACGCGGCAGGATAACCGGTGCGGAAATCGGTGAAAAGGTGATCTCGCCCCTCAGCCAGGCCTCGCTCCAGCCCCAGTAGAACTGCGCGGCGTCATGAAAGGCCGGTTCCAGATCCTGTGAGCGCTTCATCAGGTTTTCCGGCCAGAACATGTCAAGCCCGCCATCTGCCGTCTGGCGCAGGGCGCGCTGGATCGGAAAGGCGTAGGAGGTGACGGAAAAAGCGAAGCGCTTGCCCGGTTGTTGCAGGGCGTTCCAGCCCTCTTTCAGCTTGTCGGGATCGAGAAAAGGGGCG contains the following coding sequences:
- the pseI gene encoding pseudaminic acid synthase; its protein translation is MALEVTIAGRKIGAGHEPYIICELSGNHNGSLERALALVDAAAATGCDAIKLQTYTADTITMTSDRPEFFIHGGPWDGRALHDLYNEAHTPWDWHEALFARARQHGVTMFSSPFDETAIDLLESLNAPAYKIASFELVDLPLVACAASKGKPLIMSTGMANAAEIDAAVQTARKFGSGEIILLHCVSNYPSDIADANVRTVPDLGAKFGCVSGLSDHTHGVAASVAAIALGGAVIEKHFTLARSDGGPDASFSLEPAEFTALVRDCKDAWKALGHVHYDTLGTEQGSKTFRRSLYVVRDVKAGEVLTKDNIRSIRPGLGLSPARLWNVLGKVATRDLVRGEPLAMDMVG
- a CDS encoding DUF4019 domain-containing protein gives rise to the protein MKLYIVLCFAVSAIVGATDAQTASATLNKPWREVNITTDSAKGWLPSEAEFKSVTFAVQRYFAAIDNGEYKQAYDMMAPIDQQNQTYDEFAKNNRNFLEQAGSTKQRTVLKITWTKDPADAPFPGIYVAVDIAGKFANIDRECGYLVFYQKSENDDFKLMREESNFISNADAKDIERTKSRATLDQLWTSLSTNCPNYSAN
- a CDS encoding pirin family protein, whose translation is MIASKPVLALHEAYRDDIGDLVTRRPLPGPHLGHVGAFLFLNHHGPQTYAPGNRGLPFGPHPHRGFETVTFILEGELAHRDSGGHESIIEKGGVQWMTAGSGLVHEEVSPERFKQAGGPLEILQLWINLPAKLKMTAPRYTGVQANAIPVLDDGKCALHLVAGEWQGQHGPIQSLTGVFMSWLVLKPGGRIRFDGLQNRDVFCYVVRGDVAVNGVDAVRERLVEFGEGDVVDIEAIGDAVVLFGHAEPINEPIVAHGPFVMNTAAEIHQAYADYQAGRFGTPS
- a CDS encoding glycine zipper 2TM domain-containing protein, whose translation is MRIALLLALGLAAVAQPVLAQSAYDNPNDGYPGAQPQFQRYSGAQNTGDAYEQGRADQARADDGAPAQGRHYDGYCYARKDQASATGAIAGAALGGVIANGASGRWDRGSNTVAGALLGAVLGSSVGRSSIDCYDGDYYPYDAGYYAPPPPPVGYSVVYFNSRPSYGYHYVYRSYGRGYGWDHGWGGRGFHHRW
- a CDS encoding trimeric intracellular cation channel family protein, producing the protein MDALNTALFWLDYAAVAVFAATGALAAARLRQDFITFTFFAAITGVGGGTLRDLLIGAPVFWVHRPGYIMVCVAMAGLIWFVGGRGWRFRALLWLDALGMAAYAVVGTAKALSLGVPPFSAMIMGVLTTAFGGVIRDVLAGEPNLLLRRDIYITAALLGAATFAGLKLTGLSFWPAAIPAFVLAFGLRAAAIRFHLRLPAFQGAQKDLPSHHS
- a CDS encoding DUF302 domain-containing protein, giving the protein MKYIVESSKSVDQAVAALHEAVPAHGFGILHIHNLKETMAKKGVAFDHECQILDVCNPGKARAVLSEDMTMSLVLPCKLSVYEEGGKTHIGMVRPTALLGAMSDSPGMAEVAKEVEATLTAIIDAAK
- the pseF gene encoding pseudaminic acid cytidylyltransferase, which encodes MKKVAVIPARGGSKRIPRKNIKLFHGQPMISYAIRAAQASGLFERIIVSTDDDEIAAVAREHGAETPFMRPAELANDHAGTGPVIVHALQWLAEQGEAADACCCIYATAPFLDPDKLKEGWNALQQPGKRFAFSVTSYAFPIQRALRQTADGGLDMFWPENLMKRSQDLEPAFHDAAQFYWGWSEAWLRGEITFSPISAPVILPRNLVVDIDTPEDWEVAEQAFRVLISQRQ